From Synchiropus splendidus isolate RoL2022-P1 chromosome 10, RoL_Sspl_1.0, whole genome shotgun sequence, the proteins below share one genomic window:
- the ormdl1 gene encoding ORM1-like protein 1 → MNVGVAHSEVNPNTRVMNSRGIWLTYALGVGTLHIVLLSIPFFSVPVVWTLTNVIHNLGMYVFMHAVKGTPFETPDQGKARLLTHWEQLDYGVQFTSSRKFFTISPIILYFLASFYTKYDTTHFFINTASLLSVLIPKLPQLHGVRIFGINKY, encoded by the exons ATGAACGTGGGCGTGGCACACAGCGAGGTGAATCCGAACACTCGGGTCATGAACAGCCGAGGGATCTGGCTCACCTACGCGCTCGGAGTTGGGACCCTTCACATTGTGCTCTTGAGCATCCCCTTCTTCAGTGTTCCCGTGGTGTGGACACTAACAAACGTCATACACAATTTA ggaatgtatgttttcatgCACGCGGTCAAAGGAACTCCGTTTGAGACCCCAGATCAGGGAAAGGCCCGACTGCTGACTCACTGGGAACAGCTCGACTATGGCGTGCAGTTCACATCATCCAGGAAGTTCTTTACAATTTCCCCAATAATTCT ATACTTCCTGGCGAGCTTCTACACCAAGTACGACACAACGCACTTCTTCATTAATACTGCTTCACTACTGAGCGTGCTGATCCCAAAATTGCCACAGCTACACGGCGTGAGGATTTTTGGCATCAACAAGTATTAG
- the adat3 gene encoding probable inactive tRNA-specific adenosine deaminase-like protein 3, with protein MEPQRKRLKHSDCDSWEAVPVLSDAQSNDVELVEAFAAPILNKRETSRLVRELSGIYPLSQLQHIKRVRACKEKNSPHPLEVLLCLTAEAPDSELVSIKSLLPPEEINHDGLGEPFVVKVPARAPLTRPQFEIASKYWPTSFHEDKHVTVALSGELFSTAQKTRMHTYMSAALVAAKEAKGLGMEAVGAVVVDPATETVIAVGHDCRTDHPLHHAVMVCIDLVARSQGGGCYSFDQYPACSFTSVASDPSAGTSALPYICTGYDIYVTREPCVMCAMALLHSRIGRVFYGCSFVDGALGTKFKIHAQKELNHRFEVFKGVMEGQCQELYQQEKGP; from the coding sequence ATGGAGCCGCAGAGGAAGCGCTTGAAACATTCCGATTGTGACTCTTGGGAAGCCGTTCCAGTTTTATCCGACGCACAGTCAAATGATGTCGAGCTGGTCGAGGCCTTTGCCGCTCCTATCCTCAACAAAAGGGAGACTTCGCGGTTGGTTCGCGAGCTGAGTGGAATCTACCCTCTGAGCCAGCTACAGCACATCAAGCGAGTTCGGGCATGCAAGGAGAAAAACAGTCCTCACCCCCTGGAAGTCCTATTGTGTCTCACTGCAGAAGCTCCAGACAGCGAGTTGGTCAGTATCAAGTCATTGCTGCCGCCAGAGGAAATCAACCACGATGGACTAGGGGAACCTTTTGTGGTAAAAGTTCCTGCAAGGGCCCCTCTGACCAGGCCCCAGTTTGAGATAGCTAGCAAGTACTGGCCTACCTCTTTTCATGAGGACAAGCACGTGACTGTTGCCCTGAGCGGAGAACTCTTCAGCACAGCCCAGAAGACCCGAATGCACACGTACATGTCGGCAGCTCTGGTGGCAGCCAAAGAGGCTAAAGGTCTGGGAATGGAAGCAGTGGGTGCGGTGGTGGTTGATCCAGCAACCGAGACTGTAATCGCTGTAGGCCACGACTGTCGGACagaccatcctcttcatcatgcCGTCATGGTGTGCATAGACCTGGTGGCCCGGAGTCAGGGGGGCGGCTGCTACAGCTTTGACCAGTACCCTGCATGTAGTTTTACCTCTGTGGCCTCAGACCCCAGTGCAGGAACGAGCGCTCTACCATACATCTGCACAGGTTATGACATCTATGTGACCAGAGAGCCCTGCGTCATGTGTGCCATGGCGCTGCTACACTCCAGGATCGGTCGAGTGTTCTACGGCTGCAGCTTCGTTGATGGTGCCTTAGGCACCAAGTTTAAAATCCACGCACAGAAGGAGCTGAATCATCGGTTTGAGGTGTTTAAAGGAGTAATGGAAGGGCAGTGCCAGGAACTTTATCAACAAGAAAAGGGCCCATGA
- the alkbh6 gene encoding alpha-ketoglutarate-dependent dioxygenase alkB homolog 6 codes for MELPSCIVEELKDFIVDGDPSTIYYIPDFITEEEESFLLQQVYRSPKPKWTQLSGRRLQNWGGLPHPKGMVAEKIPDWLQTYCEKISLLGAFGGKPANHVLVNEYKQGEGIMPHEDGPLYHPTVTTISLGSHTLLDFYRPLSSVETDGPLSEEERFLFSLLVRPRSLLILQDDAYQHMLHGIRACEEDTLSDRVLNLSAAGGLIGETLSRGTRVSLTIRHVPKVMKTKLFLGRK; via the coding sequence ATGGAACTACCATCTTGTATTGTGGAGGAGTTGAAGGACTTTATAGTAGACGGAGATCCATCCACCATTTATTACATCCCAGATTTCATAACTGAAGAAGAGGAGTcgttcctcctccagcaggtctATAGGAGTCCCAAGCCGAAGTGGACTCAGTTGTCAGGGAGGCGTCTCCAGAACTGGGGTGGGTTACCACACCCTAAAGGCATGGTGGCAGAGAAGATCCCTGACTGGCTACAGACCTACTGCGAGAAAATCTCCCTTTTGGGTGCGTTCGGTGGGAAGCCAGCGAATCATGTGCTGGTGAATGAGTACAAACAAGGAGAGGGGATAATGCCACATGAGGACGGGCCCCTGTACCACCCCACGGTCACCACCATCAGCCTGGGATCGCACACGCTACTGGACTTCTATAGGCCGTTAAGTAGTGTGGAAACAGATGGTCCACTTTCTGAGGAAGAGCGCTTCCTGTTCTCCTTATTGGTGAGGCCGCGCAGTCTCCTCATCCTGCAGGACGACGCGTACCAGCACATGCTTCATGGAATCAGAGCCTGCGAGGAAGACACGCTGTCTGATAGGGTGCTGAACTTGTCTGCTGCCGGAGGACTGATCGGGGAGACCCTAAGTCGAGGAACCAGAGTGTCACTCACCATCCGTCATGTGCCTAAAGTCATGAAGACGAAACTTTTCCTGGGACGGAAGTAG
- the osgepl1 gene encoding tRNA N6-adenosine threonylcarbamoyltransferase, mitochondrial — MSPLFQNQMLARKLRTLSRCLHVGHKSLGSRLVLGIETSCDDTGAAVLDGTGAILGESLHSQKEVHLRTGGIIPTVAQQLHRENIERVVHEALQRSGVEPGQLAAVATTVKPGLALSLSVGLQFSQRFVRQHNKPFIPIHHMEAHALTVRMLQEVPFPFLVLLVSGGHTLLAVARGVDDFLLLGYSQDEAAGDTLDKVARRLSLIKHPQCSTLSGGQAIELLAKEGDRSRFSFRTPMGQTPDCCFSFAGLRNQINMTILKKEAEEGVEQGSLLSCVNDFAAATQHSVAAHLAKRTHRAILFCQSNGLLPSHDPTLVMSGGVASNQYIRKAISIITDLTGVHLICPPPKFCTDNGVMIAWNGVERLRAGIGILAPDVDVTYEPKAPLGHNLAGEVLAAAIKLPPVRLKIQN; from the exons ATGAGCCCACTATTTCAAAATCAAATGTTGGCACGTAAATTAAGAACTTTGTCGAGGTGTTTGCATGTTGGACACAAATCTTTAGGCTCCAGGTTGGTGTTGGGCATCGAGACCAGCTGTGATGACACTGGAGCTGCCGTCCTAGATGGCACTGGTGCCATTCTTGGGGAGTCTCtgcactcccaaaaagaagTTCACCTTAG GACTGGTGGCATCATCCCCACAGTTGCACAGCAACTCCACAGGGAAAACATAGAGCGTGTGGTCCATGAAGCTCTTCAGAGGAGTGGAGTAGAACCAGGTCAGCTcgctgctgtggccaccacagTGAAACCAGGCCTGGCCCTCAGCTTGAGCGTTGGTCTGCAGTTTAGTCAGAGATTTGTGAGGCAACACAACAAGCCTTTCATCCCCATCCACCACATGGAAGCCCACGCTTTGACGGTGAGGATGCTTCAGGAAGTCCCGTTCCCTTTTCTGGTTCTGCTGGTTTCTGGTGGACACACTCTTCTGGCTGTGGCGCGAGGAGTGGACgacttcctgctgctgggtTACTCTCAAGATGAAGCTGCCGGGGACACACTGGATAAA GTTGCAAGACGTTTGTCACTGATCAAACACCCTCAGTGCTCCACGCTCAGTGGAGGGCAAGCGATAGAACTCTTGGCTAAGGAAGGGGACAGGAGCAGATTTTCTTTCAGGACTCCCATGGGTCAGACTCCTGACTGCTGCTTCTCCTTTGCCGGACTACGAAACCAAATAAATATGACGATATTGAAAAAAGAGGCAGAAGAAG GAGTGGAACAGGGAAGTCTGTTGTCGTGTGTGAACGACTTTGCAGCCGCGACTCAGCACTCAGTCGCCGCTCATCTCGCAAAACGCACACACCGCGCCATCTTGTTCTGTCAATCAAATGGTCTGCTACCGTCACATGATCCCACTTTG GTGATGTCAGGAGGCGTGGCAAGTAACCAGTACATCCGTAAAGCCATATCAATCATCACAGATCTGACTGGTGTCCATCTTATCTGTCCACCGCCCAAATTTTGCACTGACAATGGAGTGATGATCGCATG GAATGGTGTGGAGCGTCTCAGGGCAGGTATAGGGATTCTGGCTCCTGATGTGGATGTTACCTATGAGCCcaa GGCTCCACTCGGACACAACCTGGCGGGAGAAGTTCTGGCTGCAGCCATTAAGCTACCACCTGTGAGACTCAAGATCCAGAACTGA
- the fkbp7 gene encoding peptidyl-prolyl cis-trans isomerase FKBP7 isoform X1: MWKLVSFTLCVLTSELCSWRVWASDVKDEVKIEVLFKPLECDQKSKKGDMMNVHYDGFLAKDGSQFYCSRSDKAGHPQWLVLGIGQVIKGLDLGMTDMCVGERRKITVPSDLAFGASGKGPVPPNATVVFEVEVFAVTRGPRSMEAFKQIDQDQDRTLTRAEVKEYLKVDYKRTGKPQDDAYYENILNDIFKKSDSDSDGVISAKEYNIYEHDEL, encoded by the exons aTGTGGAAGCTCGTGAGTTTTACTCTTTGCGTCTTGACCTCTGAGCTCTGTTCGTGGAGAGTTTGGGCCTCAGATGTGAAGGATGAAGTGAAGATTGAGGTTCTGTTCAAACCGCTGGAGTGCGACCAGAAGAGCAAGAAGGGCGACATGATGAACGTCCATTACGACGGCTTCCTGGCCAAAGACGGTTCCCAGTTTTACTGCAG TCGGTCGGACAAAGCTGGACACCCTCAGTGGCTGGTTCTGGGTATTGGCCAGGTCATCAAGGGTCTAGACTTAGGGATGACTGATATGTGTGTTGGCGAGAGGCGCAAAATAACAGTTCCATCAGATTTGGCTTTTGGAGCAAGTGGAAAAG GCCCAGTTCCTCCAAACGCTACTGTGGTGTTTGAGGTGGAGGTCTTTGCTGTGACCAGGGGTCCCCGCAGCATGGAGGCCTTCAAACAAATCGACCAGGATCAAGACAGAACATTAACACGAGCTGAG GTGAAAGAGTACTTAAAGGTGGATTATAAAAGAACTGGGAAGCCTCAAGACGACGCCTACTATGAGAATATTCTGAACGATATATTTAAGAAGAGTGACAGCGACAGTGACGGGGTGATAAGTGCAAAGGAGTACAATATATATGAGCATGATGAACTCTAA
- the fkbp7 gene encoding peptidyl-prolyl cis-trans isomerase FKBP7 isoform X2: protein MWKLVSFTLCVLTSELCSWRVWASDVKDEVKIEVLFKPLECDQKSKKGDMMNVHYDGFLAKDGSQFYCSRSDKAGHPQWLVLGIGQVIKGLDLGMTDMCVGERRKITVPSDLAFGASGKGPVPPNATVVFEVEVFAVTRGPRSMEAFKQIDQDQDRTLTRAEVPAEISILLSHWIGS, encoded by the exons aTGTGGAAGCTCGTGAGTTTTACTCTTTGCGTCTTGACCTCTGAGCTCTGTTCGTGGAGAGTTTGGGCCTCAGATGTGAAGGATGAAGTGAAGATTGAGGTTCTGTTCAAACCGCTGGAGTGCGACCAGAAGAGCAAGAAGGGCGACATGATGAACGTCCATTACGACGGCTTCCTGGCCAAAGACGGTTCCCAGTTTTACTGCAG TCGGTCGGACAAAGCTGGACACCCTCAGTGGCTGGTTCTGGGTATTGGCCAGGTCATCAAGGGTCTAGACTTAGGGATGACTGATATGTGTGTTGGCGAGAGGCGCAAAATAACAGTTCCATCAGATTTGGCTTTTGGAGCAAGTGGAAAAG GCCCAGTTCCTCCAAACGCTACTGTGGTGTTTGAGGTGGAGGTCTTTGCTGTGACCAGGGGTCCCCGCAGCATGGAGGCCTTCAAACAAATCGACCAGGATCAAGACAGAACATTAACACGAGCTGAGGTACCAGCTGAGATATCGATTTTATTATCTCACTGGATTGGTTCATAA
- the glsb gene encoding glutaminase kidney isoform, mitochondrial isoform X3, whose translation MLHFRSSGVLKDLFAATLKRPLPVSSQKSWLPTRRRDLGTTSADARAAQLKVLHAAADSRRFGPHTQHFRSYCAKVEGAVEPEEQQKKDGVSPAESTDKRRNAGILPSLEDLLFYTVAEGQEKIPAHKFLTALKATGLNTADPRLKECMETLKETLKKTPDGVTLDRHLFKKCVQSNIVLLTQAFRKKFVIPDFQSFTSHIDELYESAKCLSDGQVADYIPQLAKFSPNLWSVSLCTVDGQRHTIGDSKVPFCLQSCVKPLKYAIAVHDHGTEYVHSFIGKEPSGLRFNKLFLNEDDKPHNPMVNAGAIVCTSLIKQGEGNAEKFDYVMNFLKQMAGNEYVGFSNATFQSERESGDRNFAIGYYMKEKKCFPEGTDMTSVLDFYFQLCSIEVTCESASVMAATLANGGICPITGERVLSPEAVRNTLSLMHSCGMYDFSGQFAFHVGLPAKSGVSGGILLVVPNVMGIMCWSPPLDKLGNSVRGIQFCTDLVDLFNFHNYDNLRHFAKKHDPRREGGDQRVRTHNTPLSVCEERQTQHNRSPDTATAGDSSNTASDPWITRVSNKS comes from the exons ATGTTACATTTTAGGTCTTCGGGAGTTCTGAAGGACTTGTTTGCTGCCACCCTTAAGCGTCCTCTGCCCGTGTCGAGCCAGAAGAGCTGGCTCCCCACTCGCCGCCGTGACTTGGGCACCACCTCCGCAGATGCCAGAGCAGCTCAACTCAAGGTCCTCCATGCCGCCGCCGACTCGCGACGCTTTGGGCCGCACACGCAACACTTCCGCAGCTACTGCGCGAAGGTAGAAGGCGCCGTGGAGCCGGAAGAACAGCAGAAGAAAGATGGTGTCAGTCCCGCGGAGAGCACCGACAA GAGAAGAAATGCAGGAATCCTTCCCAGCCTGGAGGATCTGCTCTTTTACACCGTGGCTGAAGGTCAAGAGAAGATTCCCGCCCATAAATTCCTCACG GCACTAAAAGCAACTGGGCTCAACACAGCCGATCCCAGACTGAAGGAATGTATGGAGACGCTCAAGGAAACTTTGAAGAAAACCCCGGATGGTGTGACCCTGGACCGACACCTCTTCAAAAA GTGTGTCCAGAGCAACATTGTCCTGCTCACTCAAGCCTTCCGCAAGAAGTTCGTCATCCCTGATTTCCAGTCCTTCACCTCTCACATTGACGAGCTGTACGAGTCAGCCAAATGTCTCTCTGATGGACAG GTGGCAGACTACATTCCTCAGCTTGCCAAATTCAGTCCTAACTTGTGGTCGGTGTCTCTGTGCACCGTTGATGGACAGAG GCACACAATCGGAGACTCCAAGGTTCCGTTCTGTCTGCAGTCCTGCGTGAAACCGCTCAAGTACGCCATCGCTGTCCATGATCACGGCACAGAGTATGTCCACAGTTTTATCGGGAAGGAACCTAGTGGCCTGCGCTTTAACAAGCTCTTCCTGAATGAAGATG ATAAGCCCCACAACCCCATGGTGAACGCCGGCGCAATCGTTTGTACGTCACTGATAAAG CAAGGTGAAGGCAACGCCGAAAAGTTCGACTAT GTGATGAATTTCCTAAAACAGATGGCTGGAAATGAGTACGTCGGCTTCAGCAATGCCAC TTTTCAGTCTGAACGGGAGTCGGGCGACAGGAATTTTGCCATCGGCTActatatgaaagaaaaaaag TGTTTCCCTGAGGGCACAGATATGACGTCTGTCCTGGACTTCTACTTTCAA CTCTGCTCCATCGAAGTGACCTGCGAGAGCGCCAGTGTCATGGCGGCCACCCTGGCAAATGGAGGTATCTGTCCGATCACCGGCGAGCGCGTGCTGAGCCCCGAGGCAGTGAGGAACACTCTCAGCCTCATGCACTCCTGCGGCATGTACGACTTCTCGGGACAGTTTGCCTTCCAC GTGGGTCTGCCCGCTAAGTCTGGGGTGTCCGGAGGAATCCTCCTGGTGGTGCCAAACGTCATGGGCATCATGTGCTGGTCTCCTCCTCTGGACAAATTGGGCAACTCTGTCCGAGGGATACAATTCTGCACG GACCTCGTGGATCTCTTCAACTTCCACAACTACGACAACCTGAGGCACTTTGCCAAGAAGCACGATCCTCGTCGGGAGGGAGGAGACCAGCGGGTAAGGACGCACAACACCccgttgagtgtgtgtgaggagagacAGACGCAACACAACCGTTCGCCAGATACTGCGACTGCCGGTGATTCCAG CAACACGGCTTCGGACCCATGGATTACGAGAGTCTCCAACAAGAGCTAG
- the glsb gene encoding glutaminase kidney isoform, mitochondrial isoform X2, with product MLHFRSSGVLKDLFAATLKRPLPVSSQKSWLPTRRRDLGTTSADARAAQLKVLHAAADSRRFGPHTQHFRSYCAKVEGAVEPEEQQKKDGVSPAESTDKRRNAGILPSLEDLLFYTVAEGQEKIPAHKFLTALKATGLNTADPRLKECMETLKETLKKTPDGVTLDRHLFKKCVQSNIVLLTQAFRKKFVIPDFQSFTSHIDELYESAKCLSDGQVADYIPQLAKFSPNLWSVSLCTVDGQRHTIGDSKVPFCLQSCVKPLKYAIAVHDHGTEYVHSFIGKEPSGLRFNKLFLNEDDKPHNPMVNAGAIVCTSLIKQGEGNAEKFDYVMNFLKQMAGNEYVGFSNATFQSERESGDRNFAIGYYMKEKKCFPEGTDMTSVLDFYFQLCSIEVTCESASVMAATLANGGICPITGERVLSPEAVRNTLSLMHSCGMYDFSGQFAFHVGLPAKSGVSGGILLVVPNVMGIMCWSPPLDKLGNSVRGIQFCTDLVDLFNFHNYDNLRHFAKKHDPRREGGDQRQHGFGPMDYESLQQELALKAPLWKKVSPTESHQDSSTTVVYRMDKVSE from the exons ATGTTACATTTTAGGTCTTCGGGAGTTCTGAAGGACTTGTTTGCTGCCACCCTTAAGCGTCCTCTGCCCGTGTCGAGCCAGAAGAGCTGGCTCCCCACTCGCCGCCGTGACTTGGGCACCACCTCCGCAGATGCCAGAGCAGCTCAACTCAAGGTCCTCCATGCCGCCGCCGACTCGCGACGCTTTGGGCCGCACACGCAACACTTCCGCAGCTACTGCGCGAAGGTAGAAGGCGCCGTGGAGCCGGAAGAACAGCAGAAGAAAGATGGTGTCAGTCCCGCGGAGAGCACCGACAA GAGAAGAAATGCAGGAATCCTTCCCAGCCTGGAGGATCTGCTCTTTTACACCGTGGCTGAAGGTCAAGAGAAGATTCCCGCCCATAAATTCCTCACG GCACTAAAAGCAACTGGGCTCAACACAGCCGATCCCAGACTGAAGGAATGTATGGAGACGCTCAAGGAAACTTTGAAGAAAACCCCGGATGGTGTGACCCTGGACCGACACCTCTTCAAAAA GTGTGTCCAGAGCAACATTGTCCTGCTCACTCAAGCCTTCCGCAAGAAGTTCGTCATCCCTGATTTCCAGTCCTTCACCTCTCACATTGACGAGCTGTACGAGTCAGCCAAATGTCTCTCTGATGGACAG GTGGCAGACTACATTCCTCAGCTTGCCAAATTCAGTCCTAACTTGTGGTCGGTGTCTCTGTGCACCGTTGATGGACAGAG GCACACAATCGGAGACTCCAAGGTTCCGTTCTGTCTGCAGTCCTGCGTGAAACCGCTCAAGTACGCCATCGCTGTCCATGATCACGGCACAGAGTATGTCCACAGTTTTATCGGGAAGGAACCTAGTGGCCTGCGCTTTAACAAGCTCTTCCTGAATGAAGATG ATAAGCCCCACAACCCCATGGTGAACGCCGGCGCAATCGTTTGTACGTCACTGATAAAG CAAGGTGAAGGCAACGCCGAAAAGTTCGACTAT GTGATGAATTTCCTAAAACAGATGGCTGGAAATGAGTACGTCGGCTTCAGCAATGCCAC TTTTCAGTCTGAACGGGAGTCGGGCGACAGGAATTTTGCCATCGGCTActatatgaaagaaaaaaag TGTTTCCCTGAGGGCACAGATATGACGTCTGTCCTGGACTTCTACTTTCAA CTCTGCTCCATCGAAGTGACCTGCGAGAGCGCCAGTGTCATGGCGGCCACCCTGGCAAATGGAGGTATCTGTCCGATCACCGGCGAGCGCGTGCTGAGCCCCGAGGCAGTGAGGAACACTCTCAGCCTCATGCACTCCTGCGGCATGTACGACTTCTCGGGACAGTTTGCCTTCCAC GTGGGTCTGCCCGCTAAGTCTGGGGTGTCCGGAGGAATCCTCCTGGTGGTGCCAAACGTCATGGGCATCATGTGCTGGTCTCCTCCTCTGGACAAATTGGGCAACTCTGTCCGAGGGATACAATTCTGCACG GACCTCGTGGATCTCTTCAACTTCCACAACTACGACAACCTGAGGCACTTTGCCAAGAAGCACGATCCTCGTCGGGAGGGAGGAGACCAGCGG CAACACGGCTTCGGACCCATGGATTACGAGAGTCTCCAACAAGAGCTAGCCCTGAAAGCCCCTCTGTGGAAAAAAGTCTCTCCAACTGAGTCGCACCAGGACAGCTCCACCACTGTAGTCTATAGGATGGACAAAGTCAGCGAGTGA